In Rhipicephalus microplus isolate Deutch F79 chromosome 7, USDA_Rmic, whole genome shotgun sequence, one genomic interval encodes:
- the LOC142767720 gene encoding uncharacterized protein LOC142767720: MSQTTEEVIRRPQARRATELPQDEVRHRPMTHEGMITPVVDDVTNEEGPTTSAEQADQPEHGGGGEEYAAPRTVATEGIYVECNTSFCRHMKDWFDATVGSQADACKERNTFVCRESVAFPSFDFHVSKSHAQPKAATEENGTEEATVGVKRSVEDGQELMNSCLEYARKPTEGVQDVLSFLQHFNLDLRRMKDDPSEDPLQRMMQLSLDYGIDAPVSFSLNYDVTAEGPAPFSLVITLNPEVREFVSARRSLEEDEVDDFYQYLLAHYALVDDENVTAQLADTDDESEFVRNELERVPI; this comes from the exons ATGTCGCAGACAACGGAGGAAGTGATTCGGAGACCGCAAGCTCGGCGAGCCACAGAACTACCACAGGACGAGGTTCGGCACAGACCAATGACACACGAAGGCATGATTACGCCCGTCGTCGACGATGTGACTAATGAAGAGGGTCCGACGACTTCGGCAGAGCAGGCGGACCAGCCGGAGCATGGGGGAG GAGGCGAAGAGTACGCGGCTCCACGTACGGTGGCCACCGAAGGGATCTATGTTGAGTGCAACACCTCGTTCTGCCGTCACATGAAGGACTGGTTCGACGCAACGGTCGGTAGCCAGGCGGACGCGTGCAAGGAGCGAAACACCTTCGTGTGCCGCGAGTCCGTGGCCTTCCCCAGCTTCGACTTCCATGTGTCCAAG TCGCATGCGCAGCCCAAGGCGGCGACGGAGGAAAACGGAACCGAGGAGGCCACCGTAGGAGTGAAGCGCAGTGTGGAAGACGGACAGGAGCTCATGAACTCCTGCCTCGAGTACGCGCGGAAACCGACAGAGGGCGTTCAGGACGTGCTGTCCTTCTTGCAACACTTCAACCTGGACTTGCGCCGCATGAAGGACGATCCCAGCGAGGACCCGCTGCAACGCATGATGCAGCTCTCTCTTGACTACGGCATCGACGCTCCGGTTTCTTTCTCCCTTAATTATGACGTCACCGCAGAAGGACCTGCACCTTTTTCACTAGTG ATCACCTTGAACCCCGAAGTGAGAGAATTCGTCAGCGCGCGGCGCTCACTCGAAGAGGATGAAGTCGACGACTTCTACCAGTACCTCCTTGCCCACTACGCTCTCGTGGACGACGAAAACGTGACGGCGCAGCTCGCGGACACGGACGATGAAAGTGAGTTTGTGCGAAATGAACTCGAGAGAGTTCCCATTTGA